A single window of Liolophura sinensis isolate JHLJ2023 chromosome 6, CUHK_Ljap_v2, whole genome shotgun sequence DNA harbors:
- the LOC135466927 gene encoding piggyBac transposable element-derived protein 4-like — MAWSLDSFEIDTRDLTETTITQVHSTRTGSVISRWCSTLSTIDVLPFNQPVGPVHILTRDKNEKDFFHLIFPDNTYQYLADQTNLYAWKCRDVKPDTKWTAVTADKIQAFIGLHILMSVIPLPAYKDYWTRDNLCEIPAFTKIMTRLRFKKILQYFHCNDVENPPRGDPVHDPIHHVRPIFDVVQQNLHDNYNLHKSVSVDEARIPFRGCLSFRQYLPAKPCKFGIKVWELPDSYNGYVYKMQMYTGRSENGTREERLASRVVKDLTRCLVGKNHHVYMDNFCTSPELFVKLSADNICVTGTCRVNRKGFCQHMLIPLKWWK, encoded by the exons ATGGCCTGGAGTTTGGATAGTTTTGAGATTGATACTAGGG ATTTGACAGAAACAACAATAACTCAGGTACACAGTACAAGGACAGGTAGTGTGATATCCAGGTGGTGTAGTACCCTGTCGACAATCGATGTACTTCCTTTCAATCAACCGGTTGGACCAGTACATATTTTGACTCGTGATAAGAATGAAAAAgacttttttcatttaatatttcctGATAACACTTACCAGTATTTAGCAGATCAGACAAATTTATATGCATGGAAGTGCCGAGATGTCAAACCTGATACAAAATGGACTGCAGTAACTGCAGACAAGATCCAAGCCTTTATTGGTCTTCATATTTTGATGTCTGTCATTCCATTGCCAGCATACAAGGATTATTGGACGAGGGACAATCTTTGTGAGATTCCAGCCTTTACCAAAATAATGACACGACTGAGATTTAAGAAAATCTTACAATACTTCCATTGTAATGATGTGGAGAATCCTCCACGTGGAGATCCAGTTCATGATCCTATTCACCATGTCAGGCCAATATTTGATGTCGTCCAGCAAAATTTACATGACAATTACAATCTCCACAAATCTGTAAGTGTGGATGAGGCTAGGATACCCTTTAGAGGCTGCCTTAGTTTTAGGCAATATCTTCCAGCCAAACCATGTAAATTTGGAATAAAGGTTTGGGAACTTCCTGATAGTTATAATGGGTATGTGTATAAGATGCAGATGTATACAGGAAGATCTGAAAATGGAACACGAGAAGAGAGACTTGCATCAAGAGTTGTCAAAGATCTGACTCGATGTTTAGTTGGTAAAAATCACCATGTTTACATGGATAACTTTTGTACAAGTCCTGAACTGTTTGTGAAGCTGTCAGCAGATAACATATGTGTAACTGGTACATGCCGCGTGAACAGGAAAGGTTTTTGTCAACACATGCTGATCCCACTAAAATGGTGGAAATGA
- the LOC135466926 gene encoding LOW QUALITY PROTEIN: uncharacterized protein LOC135466926 (The sequence of the model RefSeq protein was modified relative to this genomic sequence to represent the inferred CDS: substituted 1 base at 1 genomic stop codon), with translation MKNLTQQERSEMFSLFGHERSQECQSCDTNPMMAVSSECRVSFFSGNDVKGNVSYQQWRHKVXCPEGYPGNMVMAAIRQGLRGTAEQKGTTLVDDQDMLRTKFWSGLFDQEVRSAIHHRFDTDEPFNNLFHATRAAEHEISLLGRETVKVFSRGVKHQIQ, from the exons ATGAAGAACCTCACTCAACAGGaaagaagtgaaatgttttctcTGTTTGGCCATGAGAGATCCCAGGAATGTCAATCATGTGACACAAACCCTATGATGGCAGTTTCTTCAGAGTGCAGAGTATCATTTTTCTCAGGCAATGATGTTAAAGGTAATGTTTCTTATCAGCAATGGCGACATAAAGTTTGATGCCCAGAAGGATACCCAGGAAATATGGTGATGGCTGCCATTAGACAGGGACTACGGGGAACAGCTG AGCAGAAAGGGACAACTTTAGTTGACGATCAGGATATGTTAAGAACAAAGTTTTGGAGTGGTTTGTTTGACCAGGAAGTTCGATCTGCCATACATCACAGATTTGACACAGATGAGCCGTTTAACAATTTGTTTCATGCCACACGTGCAGCTGAACACGAGATTAGCCTTTTGGGCAGGGAAACTGTTAAAGTGTTTAGTAGAGGAGTGAAACACCAGATTCAGTAA